In Stieleria varia, one genomic interval encodes:
- a CDS encoding oligosaccharide flippase family protein, translating into MSEENKSDRFSADSLAVGMMVMLAMTIVQRGFGFFRGIWFCRLMDESQVGIWSMAFGFITMVTPIMLLGMPGALPRYVEHFRRRGHLTSLVRRVFLATVICTAVFVSAILIAPEWFGWLVFLEPQNTSLIYAVGFAVVAIIMFFFVNELVSSLRQVRAVSLMQFVQSVVFTVIGVAWLSFGGGLTGLVVAFAIATLCAALPGIWLLRRGWSSLQRSTEAFDAAAMWRRLLPYAAALWMMNLLANVFELSDRYMILHLSPGGEIAGQAAVGQYHSGRIIPMLLISLASMVSGVLMPYLTAEWEAGKREDVQRRLRGVLMGIVVAFTGGAAFALMIAPWLFSTLLQDRYSSGLALMPMAFVFCIWASLVTIAQNYLWVVEKGKLVGVALAIGLVANLSLNAILLPAFGLTGAVVATLLAHGIVMLGIWVAMWKTGYPVDWTMVHLSLLPATLLSNPWIALACVTFTLIVSPDAKGWLAVIAKRMPRYRLAWPIH; encoded by the coding sequence GTGTCTGAAGAAAACAAATCCGACCGATTCTCCGCGGACTCACTTGCCGTCGGCATGATGGTGATGCTGGCGATGACAATCGTTCAACGCGGCTTCGGCTTCTTTCGAGGAATCTGGTTTTGCCGACTGATGGACGAATCCCAAGTCGGGATCTGGTCGATGGCGTTCGGATTCATCACGATGGTCACGCCCATCATGTTACTGGGGATGCCTGGCGCGTTGCCCCGCTATGTCGAGCACTTTCGTCGTCGCGGGCATCTGACCAGTTTGGTGCGCCGAGTATTCTTGGCGACGGTGATCTGCACCGCCGTTTTTGTCAGCGCGATCTTGATCGCACCTGAGTGGTTCGGCTGGCTAGTATTCCTGGAGCCTCAGAACACTTCGTTGATCTATGCCGTTGGCTTCGCCGTTGTGGCGATCATCATGTTCTTCTTCGTCAACGAGCTTGTTTCATCTCTCAGACAGGTCCGAGCGGTTTCGTTGATGCAGTTCGTACAAAGTGTTGTGTTCACGGTCATCGGTGTCGCTTGGCTGTCATTTGGTGGTGGCTTGACCGGCCTTGTCGTTGCGTTTGCCATCGCAACTCTCTGCGCGGCACTGCCGGGCATCTGGCTGCTGCGTCGCGGATGGAGCAGTCTGCAACGGAGCACCGAAGCGTTTGACGCGGCGGCGATGTGGCGTCGTTTGCTGCCGTACGCTGCAGCGTTGTGGATGATGAACCTGCTGGCAAACGTGTTTGAGCTTTCTGATCGCTACATGATTCTGCACCTTTCACCAGGTGGCGAGATTGCCGGTCAAGCTGCCGTCGGGCAGTATCACAGTGGGCGGATCATTCCCATGTTGCTGATCAGTTTGGCATCGATGGTCAGCGGCGTCCTGATGCCCTATTTGACTGCGGAATGGGAAGCGGGAAAACGTGAGGACGTTCAACGTCGGCTCCGCGGCGTGCTGATGGGGATTGTGGTGGCGTTCACCGGAGGTGCTGCGTTCGCGTTGATGATCGCACCGTGGTTGTTCTCGACCCTCCTGCAGGATCGATACTCCAGCGGATTGGCATTGATGCCAATGGCATTTGTCTTCTGCATTTGGGCATCCTTGGTCACAATCGCGCAGAACTATCTGTGGGTAGTGGAAAAAGGAAAGCTCGTCGGTGTCGCTTTAGCGATCGGCCTGGTCGCTAACTTAAGCCTGAACGCGATACTTCTGCCTGCTTTCGGATTGACCGGGGCTGTGGTCGCGACCTTGCTCGCTCACGGTATCGTGATGCTGGGAATCTGGGTGGCGATGTGGAAAACCGGGTATCCCGTCGACTGGACGATGGTTCATTTGAGTTTGTTACCCGCAACCTTGTTGAGCAATCCTTGGATTGCCCTGGCCTGCGTGACGTTCACCCTGATCGTCAGCCCCGATGCCAAAGGATGGCTGGCGGTGATCGCGAAGCGAATGCCAAGGTATCGTTTAGCTTGGCCGATTCACTAG
- a CDS encoding P-II family nitrogen regulator, translated as MRMIIAIIQPTKLSTVRDALREMDVHSFSVCDAIGYGRQRGQIASFRGNEYRVELLRKIELEILVRDELLEPTIETIRRHALTGSAGQIGDGKIFVLPVADAIDMEAGYAGAVEDDI; from the coding sequence ATGAGAATGATCATCGCCATCATTCAGCCAACAAAGCTTTCCACCGTCCGCGATGCGTTGCGGGAAATGGACGTGCACAGTTTCAGCGTCTGTGATGCGATTGGATACGGGCGGCAGCGGGGACAGATTGCCAGCTTTCGAGGCAACGAGTACCGAGTGGAACTGCTTCGAAAGATCGAGCTGGAGATTCTGGTCCGCGACGAGTTGCTGGAGCCGACGATCGAAACCATCCGCAGACACGCGTTGACAGGCTCCGCCGGTCAAATCGGTGACGGCAAAATCTTTGTGCTGCCCGTCGCAGACGCCATCGACATGGAAGCAGGGTATGCGGGAGCGGTCGAAGACGACATCTGA
- a CDS encoding AAA family ATPase: MEKVVLGKQEVVRAVVVALLAGEHLLLEDVPGVGKTLVAKALAQSIRGKFARLQFTPDLLPSDITGSMIFRSDTREFEFSRGPIFANVIVADEINRAPPRTQSALLEAMSEGQVSVDGTSHPLPKPFIVVATQNPFEFEGTYALPESQLDRFLLRTSVGYPSPEFERRVFETHRNGQPVEKLTSVVDAEQVVAAQQAVGHVRFDDALVDYLMAIVHATRSENGFDVGVSTRAALSFYRGCQANAITMHRDFVTPDDIKSLAVPTLAHRVSTSDVFQGASRSATEQRITELLQQIPVPV, translated from the coding sequence ATGGAAAAGGTCGTGTTGGGAAAGCAGGAGGTCGTTCGGGCGGTCGTGGTCGCCCTGCTCGCCGGCGAACACCTGCTGCTGGAAGACGTCCCCGGCGTTGGAAAAACTCTGGTCGCTAAGGCGCTTGCCCAAAGCATCCGCGGAAAGTTCGCTCGTTTGCAATTCACGCCGGATTTGCTGCCAAGCGATATCACCGGCAGCATGATCTTTCGCTCCGACACTCGCGAGTTTGAGTTCAGTCGTGGTCCCATCTTTGCAAATGTGATCGTGGCGGACGAGATCAACCGTGCTCCACCTCGGACGCAGTCCGCACTGCTAGAGGCGATGAGCGAAGGCCAAGTGTCTGTCGATGGGACCAGTCACCCACTGCCCAAACCCTTCATCGTAGTGGCCACGCAGAATCCGTTTGAATTCGAAGGCACCTATGCGTTGCCCGAAAGCCAACTGGATCGTTTTCTGCTGCGAACCAGCGTCGGTTACCCATCGCCCGAATTTGAACGCCGCGTTTTCGAGACACATCGCAACGGCCAGCCTGTCGAAAAATTGACCAGCGTCGTAGACGCCGAGCAAGTCGTCGCGGCACAACAGGCAGTCGGTCATGTTCGCTTTGACGACGCACTGGTCGACTATCTGATGGCAATCGTGCACGCGACTCGCAGCGAGAATGGTTTTGATGTCGGTGTCAGCACGCGTGCCGCACTGAGTTTCTATCGTGGTTGCCAAGCCAACGCGATCACCATGCACCGTGACTTCGTCACACCCGACGACATCAAATCGCTTGCCGTGCCCACCCTGGCGCACCGTGTCAGCACCAGTGACGTTTTTCAAGGCGCCTCGCGGTCAGCCACCGAGCAACGCATCACGGAATTGTTGCAGCAGATCCCAGTGCCGGTTTAA
- a CDS encoding Gfo/Idh/MocA family protein, producing MTASEIPSAEPPASTTRRDTRFGVIGTGRITRRLVADLQSTDGVAVTAIASRDQQRAQWFANQYGIANAVTGYAALLERDDIDAVYISLPPSMHHQWCVKAAEAGKHLLCEKPLAMNAEQAVEIDQVCSASSVRWLDATGWQHHPRTDQMKQWLLENRFGEIGHVTAAVSFYKPFLSDEHRLDSSLGGGCLLDLAWYTCGLIRWATDKMPVSVMGDAVMHGDVPMRVTGMLRFDDDSTASFSCGYDTATRKWFEVAGSASSLICDDFTRPWDDRPTRCWIHEASGEVASHTFGGAQERVMIAKLVGDASLKNYQTQAIDTHRILDALSKSLQSETRVELADAASVTSFVPSSRV from the coding sequence ATGACGGCTTCCGAAATACCATCCGCCGAACCACCGGCATCGACAACACGCCGCGACACACGCTTTGGCGTCATAGGCACCGGTCGGATCACACGACGCCTGGTCGCCGACCTGCAATCCACCGACGGCGTGGCCGTGACCGCGATCGCAAGTCGTGACCAGCAGAGGGCGCAGTGGTTTGCCAATCAATACGGTATCGCCAACGCGGTGACTGGCTACGCCGCATTGCTGGAACGTGACGACATCGATGCGGTTTATATTTCGTTGCCACCTTCGATGCACCACCAGTGGTGCGTGAAAGCTGCAGAGGCGGGCAAACACCTGCTGTGTGAAAAACCACTGGCAATGAACGCGGAGCAAGCCGTCGAGATCGACCAAGTGTGCTCGGCCAGCTCGGTCCGCTGGTTGGACGCGACAGGCTGGCAACACCATCCGCGAACCGATCAAATGAAGCAGTGGTTGTTGGAAAACCGCTTCGGCGAGATCGGGCACGTGACGGCCGCTGTGTCTTTCTACAAACCATTCCTATCGGACGAACATCGATTGGATTCTTCGCTGGGAGGCGGATGTCTGTTGGACCTCGCCTGGTACACTTGTGGATTGATTCGTTGGGCGACCGACAAGATGCCCGTCAGCGTCATGGGGGATGCGGTCATGCATGGTGACGTGCCGATGCGAGTGACCGGAATGCTTCGTTTCGACGACGATTCAACCGCCAGTTTTTCGTGTGGATATGATACGGCGACGCGAAAATGGTTTGAGGTAGCGGGCAGTGCTTCGTCGCTGATCTGCGACGATTTCACACGTCCCTGGGACGATCGTCCGACGCGATGTTGGATTCACGAAGCGTCGGGAGAAGTAGCGTCACACACCTTCGGCGGTGCCCAAGAACGCGTGATGATTGCGAAACTGGTCGGCGATGCATCGCTAAAGAACTACCAAACGCAGGCAATCGATACCCACCGGATTCTTGATGCCTTGTCAAAATCGCTCCAGTCCGAAACCCGCGTCGAACTGGCTGATGCGGCGTCCGTCACTTCATTTGTTCCCAGCAGCAGGGTCTGA